Part of the uncultured Desulfobacter sp. genome, GCTGCATAACCTCCTTATTATCCTTAAAAGATCAGCCACCGGATTTGCCACCCGGCGGCTGATCTTTTTTTTTGTAGATTGTCTGGTTGAAAAGACTTGCCCTTTCAACCCGGCATCTGCAGATGATTATTTCTCTTCGGGCAGGTCATTGAGCTGTGCTTTAATGGCCTTGAGTTCGTCTTCCAGCATCCTGGCCCGGTCCTGGAGGACGGCTTCATTGACGGCGCCGGTTACAGGGGCGGCCGCCTGGCCGAACCCGCGGCCCATGCCGCGCCCCATACCTCTGCCGCCGCCGAATCCCCGGCCGCATCCACGACCGCCGTACCCTGCACCAAAACCTGCGCCGTACCCGGCACCGGTAGTGTTGCGGTTGCCGCAAACGCCCTGAGCTTTTCCGGTCATGGGTCCCAATCCTTGTGGTCCTCTTTGATTAAATCCCGGCATGATATTGTCTCCTTTCAATTTTATTTTATCAGGGTCTTTGGCCCTGTGGTTAGCGTGTCGACCCTAACTTCTTTGGTCGACGCGGATAATCGTTTTGATCATTTGATCATAATATAGAGTTGCCTTGGGGGTGTGTCAAGAAAAATAATGGTCAAATGATCATTATTTTTTTCACGTATCCGCATCAGGCACCCATGACGCGGCCGCTGTGGTGGCAGATCACTAGTGCCGGTGACCAGATCGTCTACAGATTAAATATAAAGCTAATGGCAGGGACACATTTTCGTAACACAAGTTATATAGCTTTCACCCAGGTTGCATTAAGGTGGACTTAGATCATTTTGATGCGTTTAAAATCTCCATTTTAATGACAACGGAAAAAACAGTTCATATTCTCTTTGTTGCATTTCAATTCCATGTCCTTATTTCTCTATTTTAACCAGGCCGTCTGACTCCCTTCAGGCGGCCTGGCCCTTTTTTGTTTTCCCGCCTGCAAAATTGTTTGCAAATCGCTCAAAGAATTGAATGAAGGTGCGTATTTTGACTTGACCGCAATATAGTAGTTACTATAATAGTCACTAAATTTGATCAGGAGAACATATCAATGCATCAGTCAGACACCCGGGAAGCATTGAAAGCCGGGATTCCCATATTTATCGGATATTTTCCGGCCGCCGTGGCCTTTGGTATTCTGGCCCGGACCACAGGCACTTCACTGGTGGAGGCCATGTTGTTTTCCATTGTGGTCTTTGCCGGGGCCAGCCAGTTTATCGCCTTAAATCTTCTGGCAACGGGCATGGGACCGGTGGGTATTGTCCTGACCACCTTACTGGTGAATTTCAGGCATTTTCTCATGAGCGCCTATCTGTCCACCCGGATTTGTGAACCCGCGGTAAAATATTATCTGCCCATGGCGTTTGGGGTGACCGATGAAACCTTTTCCGTCATGTCTTTTACCCCCGGAAAATTGACCCGGCAGTTTGTCATGCTTTTGGAACTGATTGCGTACAGCGGTTGGGTCTGCGGCACCCTGGCCGGATTTGTGCTGGGCAGATTTATGCCTGCCGTCCTCACCCAGAGTATGGGGGTGGCCCTGTATGCCCTTCTTTTGGCGATCCTTATGCCGGAACTGAAAACATCTTTGCGTTCTTTTGTCCTGGCCGTTGCCGCCGGGCTATTGAACTGGTTTCTGGTGACGGTTGATGTGTTGCCAAAAGGGTGGAGTATCATTGTTTGTATCCTGGTGGTTGCCTCTGCTGGCGCATTGTTTAACCCAGGTTTTGTAAAGGAGGGTCATGTTGATGGATAAAAGTCTGATCCCTTTGATTTTCAGCATGGCTGCGGTCACCTATGGTCCGCGCCTGGCCCCGTTTCTTTTTTTTAGAAATGCCCGGATACCCGCCCGTCTGGATGCTTTTTTAAAGTGTATCCCTGTGGCTGCCATTGGTGCACTGATCGTGCCCGGCGTTTTTACGGCCACACCTGATTTGCCCTGGGCCGGTGTTGCCGGCATGGGCTTTACCTTGGTTTACGGTTTTTTTAGGGGGGGGATTATTGTGCCGGTGCTTGGGGCCGTCGCTGTCTCCTGGATGGTTTTAAGTCTCTGAACTGTGGATTTTTATTATGGATAAGGCCGCACAGATCACCGAGCATATGAAAGCGTTAGGGTTTTCGGTTTACGAATGCCGGGCCTATCTGGCGCTTTTAGAAGAGTATCCCCTGAACGGGTATACCCTGAGCAAAGTGTCGGGGATTCCCCGGTCCCGGATTTATGAGGTGCTTAACAGCCTGATCGCCAAGCAGATGGTCTTTGAGCAGGATGACGGAAAGTCAAAGGCCTACACCCCCATGGATCCAAAGATATTTATCAAAAAACTTCGATCCAGGTTCCAGGGGATTTTTCAGGATTTAACCGAGTATGCGGGCCGCCTTTACCGGGAACCCAAACAGGACAATCAGCTGGTGGTGATCCAGGGGCGGGACAATATTCTCTCTTTTCTGTCTGTCCTGATCAAGGGGGCCCGGGAGCGCATTGCCCTGTCCATCTGGGATGAGGAACTTTGTGCGCTGACCGGGGAACTGGATGCCGCCCTTGCCCGGGGGGTGATGCTGCGCGGCATCTATTTCGGCCCCAATAACGTGTACGAAGATCTGGTACCCCACCGCAGGCTCAAGCGGTACATGGCCGAGAAAAAAGAGCGGTTTTTGTCCGTGATCGTGGATCGGTCCCATGCCGTCTCCGGTGTGGTTTCCCGGGGAGAGGCTTCAAAGGCAACCTGGACCCGGGATGAAGGCTTCATTGAGGTCAGTGAAGATTATATTGCCCATGATCTGGTGGTCAATCTCTATTCCGCTTCCCTGGACAGGGCAGGGTATGAGAAATTTGAAACCTTTGCAGATAATGTCCATGATCGGTTTTTTCACTATTCAAACAAAGATCTGAAGGCGTTTCGTGAACTCCTAGAGTGACTGACCAATGGATTCATCGGCCTTTTATAGGGATT contains:
- a CDS encoding DUF5320 domain-containing protein, yielding MPGFNQRGPQGLGPMTGKAQGVCGNRNTTGAGYGAGFGAGYGGRGCGRGFGGGRGMGRGMGRGFGQAAAPVTGAVNEAVLQDRARMLEDELKAIKAQLNDLPEEK
- a CDS encoding AzlC family ABC transporter permease, yielding MHQSDTREALKAGIPIFIGYFPAAVAFGILARTTGTSLVEAMLFSIVVFAGASQFIALNLLATGMGPVGIVLTTLLVNFRHFLMSAYLSTRICEPAVKYYLPMAFGVTDETFSVMSFTPGKLTRQFVMLLELIAYSGWVCGTLAGFVLGRFMPAVLTQSMGVALYALLLAILMPELKTSLRSFVLAVAAGLLNWFLVTVDVLPKGWSIIVCILVVASAGALFNPGFVKEGHVDG
- a CDS encoding AzlD domain-containing protein; protein product: MDKSLIPLIFSMAAVTYGPRLAPFLFFRNARIPARLDAFLKCIPVAAIGALIVPGVFTATPDLPWAGVAGMGFTLVYGFFRGGIIVPVLGAVAVSWMVLSL
- a CDS encoding helix-turn-helix domain-containing protein → MDKAAQITEHMKALGFSVYECRAYLALLEEYPLNGYTLSKVSGIPRSRIYEVLNSLIAKQMVFEQDDGKSKAYTPMDPKIFIKKLRSRFQGIFQDLTEYAGRLYREPKQDNQLVVIQGRDNILSFLSVLIKGARERIALSIWDEELCALTGELDAALARGVMLRGIYFGPNNVYEDLVPHRRLKRYMAEKKERFLSVIVDRSHAVSGVVSRGEASKATWTRDEGFIEVSEDYIAHDLVVNLYSASLDRAGYEKFETFADNVHDRFFHYSNKDLKAFRELLE